A window of the Leptolyngbyaceae cyanobacterium genome harbors these coding sequences:
- a CDS encoding ABC transporter ATP-binding protein, whose translation MIEVEHLCKIYGSTPAIQDVTFKVEPGEIVGFLGPNGAGKTTTMRILAGYLPATSGTARVAGYDVHEDSMAVRQRIGYLPEIPPLYPDMTVEAFLYFVTRIKGVSAGDRADKVNSALKRCNLEEKRKVLIRKLSKGFRQRVGIAQAIVHDPPALILDEPTVGLDPRQIIEVRNLIKSLAGSHTIILSTHILPEVRMTCDRVTIINRGKVVTTNTPESLEANLTSGSGYEIEIEGDADIALARLSAVPGVHLVESMAIPHLPENRVAYRIVSEPGAEPGKEIANALVSGGLGLWEMRRTRASLEDVFLELTTLEKSTSSEYESESKKSSKKEEIEPNINLINSLEERVVNQSETDEKSVETEPESDRKKEVEN comes from the coding sequence ATGATTGAAGTCGAGCATTTGTGCAAAATCTACGGTTCCACCCCGGCAATCCAAGATGTTACCTTTAAGGTTGAGCCGGGAGAAATTGTGGGATTTTTAGGGCCGAACGGAGCCGGAAAAACCACCACAATGCGGATTTTAGCTGGTTATTTACCAGCTACTAGCGGTACGGCAAGAGTTGCTGGGTACGATGTCCACGAGGATTCGATGGCAGTACGGCAACGGATCGGCTATTTACCGGAAATACCGCCGTTATATCCCGATATGACGGTGGAAGCATTTTTATATTTTGTAACGCGGATTAAAGGTGTTTCGGCTGGCGATCGGGCTGATAAAGTAAACTCAGCCTTGAAACGCTGCAATCTGGAAGAAAAGCGAAAAGTACTGATTCGCAAGCTTTCCAAAGGTTTTCGACAACGAGTGGGCATCGCTCAAGCGATCGTCCACGACCCGCCAGCATTAATTTTAGATGAACCAACTGTAGGTTTAGATCCCCGCCAAATTATTGAAGTCCGAAATTTAATTAAGAGTTTGGCTGGTAGCCACACGATTATTCTTTCTACCCACATTTTGCCGGAAGTAAGAATGACTTGCGATCGCGTGACGATCATCAATCGCGGCAAAGTGGTAACCACCAATACACCAGAAAGTTTAGAAGCTAATCTCACCAGCGGATCGGGCTATGAAATAGAAATAGAAGGAGATGCGGATATTGCCTTAGCCAGACTTTCCGCAGTGCCGGGAGTACATTTGGTAGAATCTATGGCGATACCCCATTTGCCAGAAAATCGCGTAGCCTATCGAATTGTATCGGAACCAGGAGCAGAACCAGGGAAAGAAATAGCTAATGCTTTGGTGTCAGGTGGACTGGGATTATGGGAAATGCGACGCACTCGCGCCAGCTTAGAAGATGTATTCCTGGAATTGACAACATTAGAGAAATCCACATCCAGCGAATACGAAAGTGAGAGTAAAAAAAGCTCTAAAAAAGAAGAAATAGAACCAAATATAAACTTGATAAATAGCTTGGAAGAGCGAGTTGTCAATCAGTCTGAAACTGATGAAAAATCAGTGGAAACCGAGCCAGAAAGCGACCGAAAAAAGGAGGTAGAAAATTAG
- a CDS encoding ABC transporter permease, protein MRIIFANIMAIYRKELQGYFASPLAYAIAGVFWFVAGCFFMTILLGELNQAAAIDRQMGESAPPFDVAYRILQGFMNVMGSFSLFVLPMLSMGLYAEERKRGTLELLATSPVTNWAVAVGKLLGVLTFFTAIVLPVLIYETMVLNAADTPVPPGVPLLAHLGLILLAASVLSLGMFISSLTDSTVLAAIFTFAGVLLLWIVDFFASAWGGNVGAVLNYLSLLKHYSNLVQGVFDTSSLVFFASFIALGVFLTAQSIDTFRFQRS, encoded by the coding sequence ATGCGAATAATTTTTGCCAACATTATGGCGATTTACCGTAAGGAGTTGCAGGGTTATTTTGCTTCCCCTTTAGCTTATGCGATCGCAGGAGTTTTCTGGTTTGTCGCTGGCTGCTTTTTCATGACTATTCTGTTGGGCGAACTCAATCAAGCCGCAGCGATCGATCGCCAGATGGGAGAAAGCGCTCCCCCCTTCGATGTAGCTTACAGAATATTACAAGGTTTCATGAACGTAATGGGTTCTTTTTCCCTATTCGTACTACCAATGCTTTCAATGGGACTTTATGCAGAGGAACGCAAGCGGGGTACCCTGGAACTATTAGCTACCTCGCCAGTGACTAATTGGGCAGTAGCAGTAGGCAAACTATTAGGGGTATTAACCTTTTTCACTGCGATCGTATTACCAGTATTGATTTATGAAACGATGGTTTTGAATGCTGCTGATACCCCAGTACCTCCAGGAGTACCTTTATTAGCCCATTTAGGATTAATCTTATTGGCTGCTAGCGTTTTATCATTAGGAATGTTTATTTCCTCCCTGACTGACAGTACGGTTTTGGCAGCAATTTTTACTTTTGCTGGTGTCTTGCTGCTGTGGATCGTCGATTTTTTTGCTAGTGCTTGGGGCGGTAATGTAGGAGCAGTGTTAAATTATCTATCCTTGCTGAAGCATTATAGCAATTTAGTGCAAGGAGTTTTCGATACTAGCAGTTTGGTATTCTTTGCTAGTTTTATTGCCTTGGGAGTTTTTCTGACTGCTCAATCGATCGATACCTTCCGCTTCCAACGCTCGTAA
- a CDS encoding circadian clock protein KaiA, with protein MRSQLSICTFLPSEPLAQSLEQFLSGERYILTQLQSKEEFLNFVESRKQQIDCLILQDVSDLLSIVNHLYDRGTLLPSVILKEDRVAEGEIQTSETEINESTLKSNFSNNSPTSSSQDEVGFYHSAAVFILGSQLNKIGDYIDQAITQFLELSSETSVCERDSIVDTIATNNFLIQHQRRLAEKLRERLGYLGVYYKRNPNYFFRHLSPEKKQEFLEMLKADYREIVLTYFAQDNNLNQAIDQFVNTAFFSDIPVTHIVEIHMELMDDLSKQLKLEGRSDEVLLDYRLTLIDVIAHLCEMYRRSLPRES; from the coding sequence GTGCGATCGCAACTTTCTATCTGTACATTCTTGCCTTCTGAGCCACTGGCTCAGTCCTTAGAGCAGTTTTTGAGTGGCGAACGCTATATACTGACTCAACTACAGTCAAAAGAAGAGTTTCTAAATTTTGTGGAGTCGCGCAAACAACAGATCGATTGCCTGATTTTACAGGATGTTTCAGATTTGTTGAGTATAGTCAATCATCTTTACGATAGAGGAACGCTCTTACCTAGCGTGATTTTAAAGGAAGATCGAGTAGCGGAGGGAGAAATTCAAACATCCGAAACGGAGATTAACGAATCTACATTAAAATCCAATTTTAGTAACAACTCACCGACCTCCTCCTCCCAGGATGAAGTAGGTTTTTATCATTCTGCTGCCGTGTTTATCTTGGGCAGCCAATTGAATAAAATTGGCGATTATATTGACCAAGCGATTACTCAGTTCCTAGAACTTTCTTCAGAAACTTCTGTCTGCGAGCGAGACTCGATCGTTGACACGATCGCCACCAACAATTTTCTGATCCAACATCAAAGAAGGCTGGCAGAAAAATTAAGGGAACGATTAGGGTACTTAGGCGTGTATTACAAGCGGAATCCCAACTATTTTTTCCGGCATCTTTCTCCGGAAAAAAAGCAGGAATTTCTAGAAATGTTAAAAGCCGATTATCGAGAGATCGTTTTGACTTATTTTGCTCAAGATAACAATTTAAACCAAGCAATCGATCAATTTGTCAATACTGCTTTCTTTTCAGACATACCAGTTACTCATATTGTGGAAATTCATATGGAATTAATGGACGATCTTTCCAAGCAGCTAAAATTGGAAGGACGTAGTGATGAAGTTTTATTGGATTATCGTTTAACCTTGATCGATGTAATTGCTCATCTGTGTGAGATGTATCGCCGTTCCCTTCCCAGAGAATCTTAA
- a CDS encoding ATP-binding protein, with protein MPTPSLKKFIANVPTCTQRMNIATVLGIFSQVKSNTAKNQSCYTDRLVVVNEQQRPLGVLYLSSLLPYLGVGIGLPLKEPEKGKNQEIDFPTDAESAIDETSQPELNLRQSLSDLGLSIVQPLAIVPAELTLKQFWPYLQESDRKTNSFSDWALVDKAGKFLGLLDSEYLLQFVAKGIIPETLPDNPSLEHSTATLSGVSQNTNNSLSSLSPLVELLERLPLPIMLQTSNGRSISQNFAWRQHFGALADPELIKREAAALLEKVPNSGEASKIGDWTQRVSTFSNFDFSTLSASLPKWEESDRLDSSLDGPLPQVCHLGNHPNTCFCVCTMQNGSERVWQFVKIPLDNFLANPEVLWADKFNPKTVLEEILSAENLHLATIGANNDDTGVVPPILRTPHESGYSSYRSQYEALKLKLTQQKSQQKIPNNSLWLMLATDVTEQQQVAKELAAKNADLIQLNRLKDEFLACISHELKTPLTAVLGLSSLLKDQLLGELNDRQIRYTKLIHQSARHLMTVVNDILDLTRMETGQLELTLAPVDILAVCDRAYQQARQLYLGKNKTEEEELNASTREPNFTLLIEPGLDSLIADELRLRQMLVNLISNGLKFTEENGAIGLRVSRWEGWIAFTVWDTGIGIPDRKQHLIFQKFQQLENPLTRQFDGTGLGLVLTQRLARLHGGDVTFISKVGTGSEFTLLLPPSPPKKTWKTSEHKNNPTEEADQYLYSTTHHLSSPVYGETEVTVSHPTIPSRIVLLVEATPKLIEDLSQQLLGLGYRIVIARSGTEALEKARRLQPCAIFLNPLLPLLSGWDVLTLLKASAQTQHIPVIVTATVAEKEYAYSKRADSFLSLPVQIDALQTVLETIVIPNKVAEKGQPAGTGLTILRICVNSVDRGVVSSNDRNQIGEEISSLEISSEEHSQYPENDRTLSHLHPDLSRLLHQYNYRVLEADDLEQGELLARIWQPDVVLLDGRVANSSIYIEQLSQRDALASLPLVILDEQMAQAAMQVSFQNGQLPLQVFPCLPTRESSSETTTLLEAIQVAAGMTCKPTILVVDIANLPDLRKSLNKIESTSSDSPANQEHNLSAIASSHKKRSEWLQALIQYLQTAEFKAIVGHSWAEVLRQVQHHSIDLLLIDLGNSLPDYSVLVQAFDSLRCIGQKPPTLVLAKHFNTDNTTENFSPSVTSSIEFLEPVVREVAAKILPTSLSMEELLEEIRHTLS; from the coding sequence ATGCCTACTCCCAGCTTAAAAAAATTTATTGCGAATGTTCCTACCTGCACGCAGAGGATGAACATCGCCACCGTGCTGGGAATTTTCAGCCAGGTGAAAAGCAATACCGCTAAAAACCAAAGTTGTTATACAGATCGTCTAGTAGTAGTAAACGAACAGCAGCGTCCTCTGGGAGTCCTATACTTGAGTAGCTTGTTGCCCTATTTGGGGGTAGGAATCGGGCTGCCATTAAAGGAGCCAGAAAAAGGAAAAAACCAAGAAATCGACTTTCCTACAGATGCTGAATCTGCAATTGACGAAACTTCCCAGCCAGAACTGAATTTAAGACAATCCCTATCCGACCTCGGCTTATCGATCGTACAACCATTAGCGATCGTACCAGCCGAGCTTACCCTCAAGCAATTCTGGCCGTACTTGCAAGAGTCCGATCGCAAAACCAACTCATTCTCTGACTGGGCACTGGTAGACAAAGCAGGTAAATTTCTCGGTTTGCTCGACAGCGAATATCTATTGCAATTTGTTGCTAAAGGCATAATTCCCGAAACTTTACCCGATAATCCCTCCTTGGAGCATTCAACCGCCACTTTATCAGGGGTTAGCCAAAATACTAATAATTCTCTAAGCTCGCTCTCTCCCTTAGTAGAACTTCTGGAGCGGTTACCTTTGCCTATTATGTTGCAAACTAGCAACGGGCGATCGATCAGCCAAAATTTCGCATGGCGTCAGCATTTCGGAGCGCTCGCCGATCCGGAATTAATTAAAAGAGAAGCTGCCGCACTATTAGAAAAAGTACCGAACTCAGGAGAAGCTAGCAAAATAGGAGATTGGACGCAAAGGGTTTCCACCTTTAGCAATTTTGACTTTTCCACCTTGTCTGCTTCCCTACCAAAATGGGAAGAAAGCGATCGTCTGGATTCCTCCCTTGATGGCCCTTTGCCTCAAGTATGCCATCTGGGTAATCATCCCAACACCTGTTTTTGTGTCTGCACCATGCAAAATGGTTCGGAGAGAGTCTGGCAATTTGTCAAAATTCCCCTCGATAATTTTTTAGCCAACCCGGAAGTATTATGGGCAGATAAGTTTAATCCCAAAACCGTACTAGAAGAAATCCTGTCTGCGGAAAACCTTCATTTAGCAACCATCGGTGCCAACAATGATGATACGGGAGTAGTACCCCCCATCTTGAGAACTCCCCACGAAAGTGGCTATTCATCCTATCGCAGTCAATACGAAGCACTAAAGTTAAAGCTGACTCAGCAAAAAAGCCAACAAAAAATTCCGAATAATAGCTTGTGGCTGATGTTAGCTACAGATGTCACCGAACAACAGCAAGTTGCCAAAGAATTAGCAGCTAAAAATGCTGATTTAATTCAACTCAACCGTCTAAAGGATGAATTTTTAGCTTGCATTAGTCACGAACTGAAAACTCCTTTAACTGCTGTATTGGGATTATCTAGTTTGCTGAAGGATCAGTTATTAGGAGAACTAAACGATCGCCAAATTCGCTACACCAAATTAATCCATCAAAGCGCCCGCCATTTGATGACGGTAGTTAACGATATTTTGGATCTCACGCGTATGGAAACCGGTCAACTAGAGTTAACTCTAGCGCCAGTGGATATTTTGGCAGTTTGCGATCGCGCCTACCAACAAGCACGACAACTCTACCTCGGAAAAAACAAAACAGAAGAAGAAGAACTTAATGCTTCTACTAGAGAACCTAACTTTACCTTATTAATCGAACCTGGTTTAGATAGTTTGATCGCTGACGAACTGCGCTTGCGTCAAATGCTGGTGAACCTGATTTCTAACGGACTCAAATTTACTGAAGAAAATGGCGCGATCGGCTTGCGGGTAAGTCGTTGGGAAGGTTGGATTGCTTTTACCGTTTGGGATACTGGAATAGGCATTCCCGATCGCAAACAGCACCTCATTTTTCAAAAATTTCAACAATTAGAAAATCCGCTCACTCGTCAGTTTGATGGCACCGGATTGGGGCTGGTATTAACTCAACGTTTAGCTCGTCTGCATGGTGGCGATGTTACCTTTATTTCCAAAGTAGGCACGGGCAGCGAATTTACACTCCTACTACCTCCCAGCCCGCCTAAAAAAACATGGAAAACAAGCGAGCATAAAAATAACCCTACTGAAGAGGCTGACCAATATTTATATTCTACTACCCATCACTTATCCTCTCCAGTTTATGGAGAAACAGAAGTAACCGTTTCACATCCAACTATTCCTTCCCGAATAGTGTTACTGGTAGAAGCAACGCCCAAATTGATTGAAGATTTGAGCCAACAACTATTAGGTTTAGGCTATCGAATCGTCATCGCTCGTTCTGGTACCGAAGCTTTAGAAAAAGCACGACGGTTGCAGCCATGCGCGATCTTCCTCAATCCACTACTTCCCCTACTTTCTGGTTGGGATGTTTTAACCTTACTAAAAGCATCTGCCCAAACTCAACATATTCCGGTAATCGTAACTGCTACGGTAGCAGAAAAAGAGTATGCTTACAGCAAGCGAGCCGATAGTTTTTTGAGTTTGCCAGTACAAATTGATGCGTTACAAACCGTTTTAGAAACTATCGTAATACCCAATAAAGTTGCAGAAAAAGGGCAACCTGCTGGTACTGGTTTAACTATTTTGAGGATTTGCGTTAATTCGGTCGATCGAGGGGTAGTTTCTTCTAACGATCGCAACCAAATAGGAGAGGAAATTTCTAGTTTAGAAATTTCCTCCGAAGAACATTCTCAGTATCCGGAAAACGATCGTACTCTCTCCCATCTCCATCCAGATTTAAGCAGGCTACTGCATCAATATAACTACCGAGTTTTAGAGGCTGACGATTTGGAACAAGGGGAACTCCTCGCACGCATTTGGCAGCCTGATGTAGTGTTGCTGGATGGTAGAGTTGCCAATTCTTCTATTTATATTGAACAGCTGAGCCAGCGAGACGCTTTAGCCAGTTTGCCTTTGGTTATTCTAGACGAGCAAATGGCTCAAGCAGCGATGCAAGTAAGCTTTCAAAACGGTCAATTACCATTGCAGGTATTTCCTTGCTTGCCAACTCGAGAATCTTCATCAGAAACCACCACTTTGTTAGAAGCAATTCAAGTGGCAGCCGGGATGACCTGCAAGCCAACTATTTTGGTCGTGGATATTGCCAATTTGCCAGATTTAAGAAAATCTCTTAACAAGATAGAAAGCACTTCTAGTGATAGCCCAGCTAATCAAGAACATAATTTATCTGCGATCGCATCTAGTCATAAAAAACGATCTGAATGGCTGCAAGCCTTAATTCAATATTTACAAACGGCTGAATTCAAAGCTATTGTCGGTCATTCTTGGGCGGAGGTTTTACGTCAAGTTCAGCACCATAGCATTGATTTGTTATTAATTGATTTGGGAAATTCTTTACCAGATTATTCGGTATTAGTTCAAGCTTTTGATAGTTTGCGATGTATTGGGCAAAAACCTCCTACTTTAGTGTTGGCAAAACATTTTAATACTGACAATACAACGGAAAATTTTTCTCCTTCTGTTACTTCCTCTATCGAATTCTTGGAGCCTGTAGTCAGAGAAGTGGCTGCTAAAATTTTACCGACTTCTTTATCAATGGAAGAGTTGCTAGAAGAGATTCGCCACACTTTAAGCTGA
- a CDS encoding Gldg family protein: MNTFKFSQKYGKYLFWIGLMLIVMGISAWFVSGKWLPIPLALVIAGIVATGIWLLTLDSVDLTAASQTFWGRRSTQTGTNALAATISAIAILAIINFVGVRYSARFDLTENQLFSLSPQSQKIVQNLTQPVKVWVFDRTPHPEDQQLLDNYQRLGANFRYEYVDPNANPGLANKFNAREGGEVYLELGQKQKFVQRIDRDQQLSEETISSSIQQIQSDRNSIVYFLQGHGEHPLESLQNGLSDATKYLEQKNFTSKSLNLAERSSVPQDASVVVIAGPKRALLEQEVNVLRDYLNRGGSVLLMLDPNTDVALDKLLNDWGVKLENRLAVDASDDGRLLGLGPATPIVTNYGNHPITKDFGNGISFYQLARPIAIESVKDVTATPLLLTSQDSWGESDIQNKELNFDSKTDIQGPLTLGVALSKKIESKPAPQPTPASPNAENLSQNSKESRLVVIGNSQFATDGKFGQQLNGDVFLNSVSWLSQQENQTLSIRPKQPNKRRINITIAQASLLAWISVVILPLIGFGAAGWLWWRRR; the protein is encoded by the coding sequence ATGAATACTTTTAAGTTCAGCCAAAAATATGGGAAATATCTGTTTTGGATCGGACTAATGCTGATCGTAATGGGTATATCAGCTTGGTTCGTATCAGGTAAATGGTTACCCATACCTTTAGCGTTAGTAATTGCGGGAATAGTAGCAACCGGAATTTGGTTGCTGACTTTAGATAGCGTTGATTTAACTGCTGCCTCTCAAACATTTTGGGGACGACGTTCGACGCAAACAGGTACTAATGCGTTAGCTGCTACAATTTCCGCGATCGCAATTTTAGCGATTATCAATTTTGTGGGAGTACGCTATTCAGCGCGGTTTGATTTAACAGAAAATCAACTGTTTAGCTTGTCGCCCCAATCCCAAAAAATAGTTCAAAATTTAACTCAGCCCGTGAAGGTGTGGGTATTCGATCGCACTCCCCATCCTGAAGACCAACAATTATTAGATAATTATCAGCGATTGGGAGCTAATTTTCGCTACGAATACGTCGATCCTAATGCTAATCCAGGATTAGCTAACAAATTTAATGCTAGAGAAGGTGGCGAAGTTTATTTAGAGTTAGGTCAGAAACAAAAATTCGTTCAAAGAATCGATCGAGACCAACAATTATCCGAAGAAACGATTTCCAGCAGCATCCAACAAATTCAGAGCGATCGCAATTCTATAGTTTACTTCCTGCAAGGTCACGGCGAACACCCACTAGAATCTCTCCAAAATGGATTATCTGATGCTACCAAATACTTAGAACAGAAAAATTTCACCAGTAAATCCCTTAATTTGGCCGAACGTTCTTCAGTTCCTCAAGATGCTTCAGTAGTAGTAATTGCAGGGCCAAAACGAGCCTTATTAGAGCAAGAAGTGAATGTTTTGCGTGATTATCTTAACCGAGGTGGCAGCGTTCTCCTCATGCTCGATCCGAATACCGACGTAGCTTTGGATAAGTTACTAAATGATTGGGGTGTCAAACTAGAAAACCGTTTGGCTGTCGATGCTTCTGACGATGGAAGACTGCTAGGATTAGGACCAGCTACTCCCATCGTAACGAATTATGGTAATCATCCAATTACCAAAGATTTTGGCAACGGCATTTCTTTTTATCAACTAGCACGTCCCATTGCGATCGAATCGGTGAAAGATGTCACGGCAACTCCCCTTTTATTAACCAGTCAGGATAGTTGGGGAGAAAGCGATATCCAAAACAAGGAATTAAATTTCGATTCAAAAACCGATATTCAAGGGCCTTTAACTTTGGGAGTTGCTCTTAGTAAAAAAATTGAGTCGAAGCCCGCTCCTCAACCAACACCAGCTTCCCCTAACGCGGAAAATTTATCACAAAACTCAAAAGAAAGTCGTTTGGTCGTCATCGGTAATTCTCAATTTGCTACTGATGGAAAATTCGGTCAGCAGTTAAATGGAGACGTATTTCTTAATTCAGTGAGTTGGTTAAGTCAACAAGAAAATCAAACTCTTTCCATTCGTCCCAAACAGCCAAATAAGCGGCGAATAAATATCACAATTGCCCAAGCTAGCTTATTAGCTTGGATTAGCGTGGTGATTTTACCTTTAATCGGTTTCGGTGCTGCTGGTTGGCTTTGGTGGCGGCGGCGGTAA
- a CDS encoding phycobiliprotein lyase, translating to MDIQEFFQLSAGKWFSQRTSHHLAFKQSENGKSNITIEMLPADDPKVIELCQEYNVPPESARGAARVSWDGTMEWDEEKHAGSSVLVPIPDPDKPNEGKLLRDVGYAEKAGVAGRYIMSGDGALTLITEYETMYSEERIWFASPNLRLRTSILKRFGGFSMASFCSEIRMGVTQSAAKQADASEVKVKS from the coding sequence ATGGATATTCAAGAATTTTTCCAGCTAAGTGCTGGCAAATGGTTTTCACAGCGTACTAGCCATCATTTAGCGTTTAAGCAATCAGAGAATGGCAAGTCCAATATCACTATTGAAATGCTGCCCGCAGACGATCCGAAAGTGATCGAACTATGTCAGGAGTATAACGTACCTCCAGAGAGTGCTAGAGGTGCGGCTCGCGTCAGTTGGGACGGTACGATGGAATGGGATGAGGAAAAACACGCTGGTTCTTCGGTGTTGGTACCGATTCCCGATCCCGATAAGCCTAATGAAGGCAAGTTATTGCGGGATGTAGGCTATGCTGAAAAGGCGGGAGTAGCCGGTCGCTACATTATGAGCGGCGATGGTGCGTTAACCTTGATTACCGAGTACGAGACGATGTACTCAGAGGAGCGCATTTGGTTTGCCAGCCCTAATTTGCGGCTGAGAACTAGCATTTTGAAACGGTTTGGTGGCTTTAGCATGGCATCTTTTTGCTCGGAAATTCGGATGGGTGTTACCCAAAGTGCTGCCAAGCAAGCAGATGCTTCTGAAGTAAAGGTTAAAAGTTAA
- the kaiB gene encoding circadian clock protein KaiB, with protein MPPLKKTYVLKLYVAGNTPNSVRALKTLKNILEQEFQGVYALKVIDVLKNPQLAEEDKILATPTLAKILPPPVRKIIGDLSDREKVLIGLDLLYEELREEEEFGV; from the coding sequence ATGCCTCCTCTCAAGAAAACCTATGTTCTCAAGCTTTATGTAGCGGGAAATACACCCAACTCCGTTCGGGCCTTAAAAACTCTCAAAAATATCCTCGAACAAGAGTTTCAAGGAGTTTATGCTCTAAAAGTCATTGATGTGCTAAAAAATCCACAACTAGCAGAGGAAGATAAAATCCTTGCCACCCCAACCTTGGCTAAAATATTACCACCTCCGGTGCGGAAAATAATTGGCGATCTTTCAGACCGAGAAAAGGTATTGATTGGCTTAGATCTACTGTACGAAGAGCTGCGTGAAGAAGAGGAATTCGGGGTTTAA